From a single Apium graveolens cultivar Ventura chromosome 2, ASM990537v1, whole genome shotgun sequence genomic region:
- the LOC141707420 gene encoding protein argonaute MEL1, with protein MSGRGRGGGRYDGGRGAGRGDGGRGGGGRGAGRGDGGRGGGGGYAGGRGGGGYDGGRGGGGYGGGRGGGRGGDQAPPVQSSGRGGNVPAPVAQPVVQPVVRAPVPAPRTEASSSAAALSGEVERMAIGAPAGPSVQQPVAQPPAQPPVPHPASSMALRVPARPGYGREGRRCIVRANHFLVKVADNDLHHYDVTIRPEVTNKKVCRDIMKSLDKTYRQSHLDNRQLAYDGSKSAYTAGPLPFSSKDFVVKLEDNDRASRREREFRVSIKFASRPDLHHLRQFLASRQLDVPQETIQLFDVVLRATPSNNNAVVGRSFFNTLFGKGELGDGLEFWKGYYQSLRPTQMGLSLNVDMSARAFYEPILVSAFVHKFLNLRDVDRALSDMDRVKLKKALRGIRVEFSHGDYMRRYKVLSISTQPLRQLTFKDETGVSMHVADYFRKKYKIILTQTSLPALNAGTDAKPIYMPMEVCRIVKGQRCAKKLNERQVTSLLRATCQRPSDREASIMQMTRQNNYNDDELVSEFGIQVGTEMTSIDARVLNPPKVKYHATSKESVVEPYVGQWNMIDKKMVNGGSVERWTCVNFSRAHPDAVHNFCNELVRMCRSRGMAFNPQPLLPIQAANPRLIAKTLIEIHRECESRQNLQMLIIVLPDVSGSYGEIKRVCETNLGIVSQCCQSRHVTKCNKQYLENLSLKINVKVGGRNNVLLAPPPGVRECPTIIFGADVTHPAPGEDSSSSIAAVVASMDWPEVTKYRALYSAQGHRDEIIRDLYSTRVDPQKGHVHSGMIRDHLRAFRLATNRQPQRIIFYRDGVSEGQFNQVLLEEMHAIRTACQSLQENYLPPVTFVVVQKRHHTRLFPAVHNDRRSTDKSGNILPGTVVDTTICHPTEFDFYLCSHAGIQGTSRPTHYHVLYDENKFTADALQALTNQLTYTYARCTRSVSIVPPAYYAHLTAFRARYYMEGTASDGDSSSEARATREGVAAVRSVPGTRDNVKDVMFYC; from the exons ATGTCTGGTCGTGGAAGGGGCGGTGGTCGTTACGACGGTGGCCGTGGTGCCGGTCGTGGAGACGGCGGACGTGGTGGTGGTGGTAGAGGCGCCGGTCGTGGCGACGGCGGTCGAGGAGGCGGCGGTGGTTATGCTGGTGGAAGAGGAGGCGGTGGTTACGACGGCGGTAGAGGCGGTGGTGGTTATGGTGGGGGTAGAGGCGGTGGTAGAGGCGGAGATCAGGCTCCTCCGGTGCAGTCGTCCGGACGAGGCGGTAATGTTCCTGCACCGGTGGCTCAGCCGGTTGTGCAACCGGTGGTTAGAGCGCCGGTTCCGGCTCCGCGTACGGAGGCGTCGTCGTCGGCGGCGGCTCTGAGTGGCGAAGTTGAGAGAATGGCGATCGGAGCACCGGCTGGTCCTTCTGTACAACAGCCGGTGGCTCAACCTCCGGCACAACCCCCGGTGCCACATCCGGCATCGAGCATGGCTTTGAGAGTGCCGGCGAGGCCAGGGTATGGGAGAGAAGGACGGAGGTGCATTGTTCGCGCCAATCATTTCCTCGTCAAGGTGGCCGATAATGACTTGCATCATTACGAC GTTACAATCAGGCCTGAAGTCACAAACAAAAAAGTGTGCAGAGATATAATGAAAAGCCTTGATAAAACTTACCGGCAATCACACTTGGACAACAGGCAATTAGCTTACGACGGTAGCAAGAGTGCATACACAGCAGGGCCACTGCCTTTCTCCTCCAAAGACTTTGTTGTTAAGTTAGAAGACAACGATCGTGCATCAAG GAGAGAACGAGAATTCAGGGTATCCATTAAGTTTGCTTCTAGACCTGATCTACATCATCTCAGGCAATTCTTAGCTAGCAGACAACTTGACGTTCCACAAGAAACAATACAGTTGTTTGATGTGGTCTTGAGGGCAACACCATCAAATAA TAATGCTGTGGTAGGAAGGTCTTTCTTTAATACCTTGTTTGGAAAAGGTGAATTAGGAGATGGCTTGGAGTTTTGGAAAGGTTACTATCAAAGTCTCCGACCAACTCAAATGGGGCTGTCGCTAAACGTTG ATATGTCTGCCAGAGCTTTCTATGAACCAATTTTGGTTTCTGCTTTTGTTCATAAATTTCTGAATTTAAGGGATGTGGACAGGGCTCTTTCTGATATGGACCGAGTGAAG CTTAAAAAAGCTTTGAGAGGAATTAGGGTTGAGTTCTCTCATGGGGATTATATGAGACGATACAAGGTGCTGAGCATTTCTACCCAACCTTTGCGTCAATTAAC GTTTAAGGATGAGACTGGGGTGTCAATGCATGTTGCTGATTATTTCCGCAAGAAATACAAAATCATTTTAACCCAGACATCCCTGCCAGCCCTTAATGCCGGAACTGATGCAAAGCCTATATACATGCCTATGGAG GTTTGCAGAATTGTCAAAGGTCAAAGGTGCGCTAAGAAATTGAATGAGCGACAAGTAACTAGTCTCTTAAGAGCAACCTGTCAGCGGCCATCTGATAGAGAAGCAAGTATAATGCAG ATGACCCGTCAAAATAACTACAACGACGATGAGCTTGTTAGTGAATTTGGCATTCAAGTTGGGACTGAAATGACCTCTATTGATGCACGAGTTCTTAATCCTCCAAAG GTTAAATACCATGCTACAAGCAAAGAATCAGTAGTCGAACCATATGTAGGCCAATGGAATATGATAGACAAG AAAATGGTGAATGGTGGCTCAGTAGAACGGTGGACTTGCGTGAACTTTTCAAGAGCTCATCCTGATGCTGTGCACAATTTCTGTAACGAATTGGTTAGAATGTGTAGAAGCCGAGGAATG GCCTTCAATCCCCAACCCCTGCTTCCCATTCAAGCAGCTAATCCTCGTCTCATTGCAAAAACTTTGATTGAAATACACAGGGAATGCGAAAGCAGACAAAATCTCCAGATGCTGATCATTGTTTTGCCTGATGTTAGTGGGAGTTATG GTGAAATCAAACGAGTCTGTGAAACAAATTTGGGAATTGTTTCACAGTGTTGCCAGTCGAGACATGTGACCAAGTGTAATAAGCAATACCTTGAGAATCTGTCACTTAAAATTAATGTGAAG GTTGGAGGCAGGAATAATGTGTTGCTAGCTCCTCCTCCTGGTGTAAGAGAATGTCCAACGATCATCTTTGGAGCAGATGTGACTCATCCGGCTCCAGGGGAGGACTCCAGTTCATCTATTGCAGCA GTTGTGGCATCAATGGACTGGCCTGAGGTCACTAAGTACAGAGCACTGTACTCCGCACAAGGTCACCGTGATGAAATTATTAGGGACCTCTACAGCACTCGTGTAGATCCCCAAAAGGGGCATGTTCATAGTGGCATGATCAG GGACCATCTGCGTGCATTCCGCCTAGCAACAAATCGTCAACCTCAGAGAATCATATTCTACAG GGATGGAGTAAGTGAAGGTCAGTTCAATCAGGTCTTGCTGGAAGAAATGCATGCCATCAGGACG GCCTGCCAGTCGCTGCAAGAAAACTACCTACCTCCTGTGACCTTTGTGGTTGTGCAGAAGAGGCATCACACACGTCTTTTTCCAGCAGTTCATAATGACAGGAGATCAACTGATAAGAGTGGCAACATATTACCAG GTACTGTTGTAGATACCACCATCTGCCATCCGACTGAATTTGATTTTTATCTGTGTAGCCATGCTGGTATACAG GGAACAAGTCGTCCTACCCACTACCATGTCCTGTATGATGAGAACAAATTTACTGCTGATGCTCTTCAGGCCCTCACTAATCAGCTGACCTATAC GTATGCAAGATGCACACGTTCTGTTTCAATTG TTCCGCCAGCCTATTATGCACATCTGACTGCATTCAGGGCCCGGTACTATATGGAAGGAACTGCGTCAGATGGGGACTCGAGCAGTGAGGCAAGAGCTACCAGGGAGGGGGTTGCAGCTGTGCGGTCTGTTCCTGGTACCAGAGACAACGTGAAAGATGTCATGTTTTACTGTTAA
- the LOC141707419 gene encoding aspartic proteinase 36-like isoform X2, producing MKLGMMSATFSGGCVIILICVSVFVPVFCGFPVTLSLERAFPTSHGVDMSQLRALDSLRHSRILQSSAGGVVDFELAGTYIPSLVGLYFTRVQLGSPPKEYYVQIDTGSDVLWVSCSSCNGCPTASGLDIQLETFDPSSSSTASLVSCSDQRCALGARTSDSACSRQSNQCSYTFQYGDGSGTSGFYVADLMHFDMVVGNSVISNTTAPVVFGCSTSQTGDLTKPDRAVDGIFGFGQQGLSVISQLSSQAIVPDAFSHCLRGGESGGGILVFGQIVEPNLVFTPLVPSQPHYNVNLLSIAVNGQSLPIDPSVFSTSGNRGTIIDSGTTLAYLADEVYDPFVYAITQAVQQSVNAFLSRGSQCFFVSSSVSQIFPAVTLNFAGGASMFLKPEDYLLKQNSVGGATAWCIGFQKLQGQDITILGDLVLKDKIVVYDLGGQRIGWADYDCSLSVNVSTTSSSGTREFVNAGQIGGSSSLRDRFIELIPISMISLILHATLFYSFPVL from the exons ATGAAGCTTGGAATGATGTCGGCAACTTTTTCCGGCGGTTGTGTAATTATCTTGATCTGTGTGTCTGTATTTGTACCTGTATTTTGTGGTTTTCCTGTTACTCTTTCATTAGAGAGAGCATTTCCCACGAGTCATGGAGTTGATATGAGTCAACTCAGAGCTCTTGACTCGCTTAGACACTCCAGAATCTTGCAGTCTTCAGCTGGTGGTGTTGTCGATTTTGAACTTGCCGGAACTTATATTCCTAGCCTTGTTGG ACTTTATTTTACAAGAGTTCAATTAGGCTCTCCGCCAAAAGAATACTATGTACAGATTGATACTGGAAGTGATGTCTTGTGGGTTAGTTGCAGTTCTTGCAATGGCTGTCCTACAGCAAGCGGACTTGAT attcaacTCGAGACCTTTGACCCTTCATCCTCCTCCACGGCTTCTTTAGTCTCTTGTTCGGATCAAAGATGTGCTCTTGGAGCTCGAACTTCTGATTCTGCTTGTTCTCGTCAGAGTAACCAGTGCAGTTATACTTTTCAGTATGGAGATGGTAGTGGTACATCAGGTTTTTATGTAGCCGATCTTATGCATTTTGACATGGTTGTTGGCAATTCTGTGATTTCCAACACTACAGCTCCTGTTGTCTTTGG ttgtagcacttcccaGACTGGGGATTTAACGAAGCCAGATAGAGCTGTTGATGGGATCTTCGGTTTTGGGCAGCAGGGACTATCTGTTATCTCACAACTTTCTTCCCAGGCAATAGTTCCAGATGCTTTTTCTCATTGTTTAAGGGGAGGTGAAAGTGGCGGTGGGATATTAGTCTTCGGTCAAATTGTGGAACCAAACCTTGTTTTTACTCCACTTGTCCCATCACA GCCACATTACAATGTCAATCTGCTGAGCATTGCTGTCAATGGGCAGAGTTTACCCATTGATCCATCAGTGTTCTCAACTTCAGGCAACCGAGGAACCATAATTGATTCAGGAACAACACTGGCATATCTTGCAGATGAGGTTTATGACCCTTTTGTCTACGCT ATTACACAGGCTGTTCAACAATCCGTAAACGCATTTCTTTCTAGAGGATCCCAGTGTTTTTTCGTCAGTTCCAG TGTGTCCCAAATTTTTCCTGCGGTTACTTTAAATTTTGCTGGCGGTGCATCAATGTTCTTAAAACCGGAGGACTACCTTCTGAAGCAAAATTCAGTA GGTGGAGCTACAGCATGGTGCATTGGCTTTCAGAAACTTCAAGGTCAAGATATTACAATTTTAGGAG ACCTTGTCCTGAAAGACAAAATTGTTGTTTATGATCTGGGTGGCCAAAGGATTGGATGGGCTGATTACGACT GTTCTTTGTCAGTAAATGTCTCCACAACTTCAAGCTCAGGGACAAGGGAGTTTGTCAACGCAGGACAAATTGGTGGTAGCAGTTCACTGCGAGATCGTTTTATTGAGCTGATACCCATCAGCATGATATCTTTGATATTGCATGCGACATTATTCTACAGTTTCCCAGTTCTGTAA